One genomic segment of Trichococcus shcherbakoviae includes these proteins:
- the yedF gene encoding sulfurtransferase-like selenium metabolism protein YedF encodes MKKIDAVGQACPMPVILTKRALKESNGEAILISVDNEIATQNLAKMAEQLKLSVQVEKINDSLYEVQLSDPNAGKEPHAAEHPALPEQTNETLKSSGTNYVVVLNSDFIGNGSEELGRTLMKSFLFSLTEQEVLPDKVLCYNAGALLTTEGSSVLDDLKALEEDGVEVLTCGICGEFYGVKDKLAVGTFTNMYRIVEILRTAKTVSP; translated from the coding sequence ATGAAAAAAATAGATGCAGTCGGACAAGCTTGTCCGATGCCGGTCATTCTGACCAAACGGGCTTTGAAGGAGAGCAACGGGGAGGCCATACTCATCAGCGTAGACAATGAGATTGCGACGCAGAACCTTGCCAAGATGGCGGAGCAGCTAAAACTTTCCGTCCAAGTCGAAAAAATCAATGATTCCCTTTATGAAGTCCAGCTTTCCGATCCGAACGCCGGCAAAGAACCACACGCTGCCGAACACCCCGCGCTTCCGGAGCAAACCAACGAAACTTTGAAGTCATCCGGCACAAATTATGTCGTCGTACTGAACAGCGACTTCATCGGCAACGGCAGCGAGGAATTGGGCCGTACGCTGATGAAAAGCTTCCTCTTCTCCTTGACGGAACAGGAAGTCCTGCCCGACAAAGTGCTCTGCTACAATGCCGGCGCATTGCTGACGACGGAAGGTTCGTCCGTGTTGGACGACCTCAAAGCGCTGGAGGAAGACGGCGTCGAGGTCCTGACTTGCGGCATCTGCGGGGAATTCTATGGCGTGAAGGACAAATTGGCGGTCGGTACCTTTACGAACATGTACCGCATCGTTGAAATCCTGCGTACCGCCAAGACCGTATCGCCATGA
- a CDS encoding DUF3343 domain-containing protein, translating to MIDRKHYGIVAFPTSQAAAAAEAVVLDAGQECRLIPMPEQISAGCGLVLQTHLAELNAVRLLLSERSISNDGCYEVRFENRKKSVEVWHD from the coding sequence ATGATCGACCGCAAACATTACGGCATCGTCGCGTTTCCGACGTCCCAGGCCGCCGCAGCCGCTGAAGCTGTTGTCCTGGATGCCGGTCAGGAATGCCGGCTGATCCCCATGCCGGAACAGATTTCGGCCGGATGCGGATTGGTGCTGCAGACGCATCTTGCCGAACTGAACGCTGTCCGATTGTTGCTGTCGGAGCGTTCCATTTCCAATGATGGTTGCTACGAAGTCCGTTTTGAGAACCGGAAAAAATCCGTGGAGGTCTGGCATGACTGA
- a CDS encoding aminotransferase class V-fold PLP-dependent enzyme, translating into MTELYYFDNSATTLKKPAAVAEAVYHAIADGQLGNPARGSHTVSLNALRLTEMLRQKTAALFGVPDAANVAFTANATASLNLVLKGLLKPADHIITTVTEHNAVLRPLYQLEEQGAALSFVGVDELGALLYSDFERLLRPATRAVVVNHASNVTGNAADLERIGAFCREHDLTFIVDASQSAGVLAIDMVKQHIDILCFTGHKGLYGPQGTGGICLGDRSLEFVPVFTGGSGFHSFDKQYPTEMPTLFEAGTQNVHGLAGLSAGLDYISQKGLAAITRHLQELTFRFHDQIKNIPGITLYGSFAESMERAPVVSLNLEGWSSGDLSDALFMDYEIAVRPGAHCAPLIHQALGTEKSGMVRFSFSSFNTVEEIDYASKALRSLAEEG; encoded by the coding sequence ATGACTGAACTTTATTATTTCGACAACAGCGCCACCACGCTGAAGAAGCCAGCTGCGGTGGCTGAAGCTGTCTACCACGCCATCGCCGATGGTCAGCTGGGCAACCCGGCCCGGGGAAGCCATACCGTTTCCCTGAACGCATTGCGGTTGACGGAGATGCTGCGCCAAAAAACGGCCGCCCTATTCGGTGTACCGGACGCGGCAAACGTCGCTTTTACGGCAAACGCCACCGCCTCGCTGAACCTGGTCCTGAAGGGCTTGCTGAAGCCGGCAGACCACATCATCACGACAGTGACGGAGCACAACGCCGTCCTGCGTCCGCTTTACCAACTGGAAGAACAGGGTGCTGCCCTGTCCTTTGTCGGCGTCGATGAACTTGGGGCGCTCCTTTATTCTGATTTCGAGCGCTTGTTGCGACCCGCTACGCGTGCAGTCGTGGTCAACCATGCTTCCAATGTCACCGGCAATGCCGCAGATCTGGAACGGATCGGCGCTTTTTGCCGGGAGCACGACCTGACTTTCATCGTCGACGCCTCCCAGAGCGCAGGCGTCCTCGCCATTGACATGGTGAAGCAGCACATCGATATCCTCTGCTTCACCGGCCATAAAGGACTCTACGGCCCGCAAGGCACCGGGGGCATCTGCCTCGGAGACAGGTCTTTGGAATTCGTGCCGGTGTTTACTGGCGGCAGCGGCTTCCATTCTTTCGATAAGCAATACCCGACAGAGATGCCGACCCTTTTCGAGGCCGGCACCCAGAATGTCCATGGCTTGGCGGGCCTTTCCGCCGGTTTGGATTACATCAGCCAGAAAGGACTGGCAGCGATCACTAGGCACCTGCAGGAACTGACTTTCCGCTTCCATGACCAGATCAAGAATATCCCGGGAATCACTCTCTACGGAAGTTTCGCTGAAAGCATGGAGCGCGCGCCGGTCGTTTCGCTGAATCTGGAGGGCTGGTCCTCCGGCGACCTCAGCGATGCGCTCTTCATGGATTACGAAATCGCAGTGCGTCCCGGCGCCCATTGCGCGCCGCTCATCCATCAAGCTCTCGGCACAGAAAAAAGCGGCATGGTCCGTTTCAGCTTCTCTAGCTTCAATACGGTGGAGGAAATCGACTACGCATCCAAAGCGCTGAGGAGCTTGGCGGAAGAAGGATAA
- a CDS encoding IS110 family transposase, protein MLKIVYPICCGIDVHKTFVVACIAITDNKGITTYKRHRFSTFTQGLRELLQWLELFSCFDVCMESTGKYWIPVYNILEPSVNITLAHPKYVKAIRGKKTDTKDAQWIAELFKHDLVAGSFMPPLAIRELRDLMRYRFKLTNFASSEKNRFQNSLTVSNIQIASVVSDTFGKSALKIIERILEDPEQSMLTAEELESLIHGRLIKKLPELELAVDGFITPEQKIKLKIIKEHFDALTLCKKHLEETILELAQPYQNEIQLIQTSPGFKNELSAVALISEIGVDMSEFHSSKHLCSWAGLAPTNNESAGKKKSVRISKAGCYLKPLLVQIANAVVKSTKYPEIRNKYLNIKKRRGHKKAIIAIARKLLTAIYHMLKNQEVYQAQLFSDMIDIPTSREITTEQALKLIKRQGYKITSVI, encoded by the coding sequence ATGTTGAAAATTGTTTATCCTATTTGTTGTGGAATAGATGTCCACAAAACGTTCGTGGTAGCCTGTATTGCCATCACAGACAACAAGGGAATCACAACTTACAAACGCCATCGCTTCTCGACATTCACACAAGGATTGAGAGAGCTGTTACAGTGGCTAGAGTTATTCTCTTGTTTTGATGTCTGTATGGAATCTACGGGGAAATACTGGATCCCTGTATACAATATTCTGGAACCTTCGGTTAATATTACCCTTGCTCATCCGAAATATGTGAAAGCAATTCGCGGAAAAAAGACAGATACAAAGGATGCCCAATGGATAGCTGAGTTATTCAAACACGATTTGGTTGCAGGTAGTTTCATGCCACCACTAGCGATTCGTGAATTGCGTGATTTAATGCGCTACCGGTTCAAATTAACCAATTTTGCGTCCAGTGAAAAGAACAGATTTCAAAATTCTCTAACCGTATCCAATATTCAGATCGCTAGTGTTGTTTCCGACACATTCGGAAAAAGTGCGTTGAAAATTATCGAACGCATCCTAGAAGATCCTGAGCAGTCCATGCTTACGGCAGAAGAATTAGAGAGCTTGATTCACGGTCGCCTAATAAAGAAATTACCCGAACTTGAATTAGCAGTGGACGGTTTTATTACACCGGAACAAAAGATAAAGCTGAAGATCATTAAAGAACACTTTGATGCATTAACACTATGCAAAAAACACTTAGAAGAAACTATCCTCGAACTCGCCCAGCCTTACCAAAATGAAATCCAACTCATTCAAACTTCTCCTGGATTTAAAAATGAACTATCCGCAGTCGCATTAATTTCGGAAATTGGTGTTGATATGTCTGAATTTCATTCCTCTAAACATCTCTGTTCTTGGGCAGGATTAGCACCCACAAATAATGAAAGTGCAGGGAAGAAAAAATCCGTAAGGATTTCCAAAGCGGGCTGCTATCTCAAACCATTACTGGTTCAAATAGCCAATGCCGTTGTCAAAAGTACAAAATATCCTGAAATTAGAAATAAATATCTCAATATCAAAAAAAGAAGGGGCCATAAAAAAGCAATCATCGCTATAGCCCGTAAACTCTTAACGGCTATCTATCATATGTTGAAAAACCAGGAAGTTTATCAGGCTCAACTGTTTTCCGATATGATCGATATCCCTACTTCACGAGAAATAACCACAGAACAAGCTCTTAAATTAATTAAGAGACAGGGCTATAAAATTACATCCGTTATATGA